One window of Phalacrocorax carbo chromosome 1, bPhaCar2.1, whole genome shotgun sequence genomic DNA carries:
- the LOC104045828 gene encoding transmembrane 4 L6 family member 1 — protein sequence MCTRKCSRCIGITLFPLAACAIVSNILLYFPNRRVLQLSEITDLVWFFHGILGAGILVILPAFMMLGAGRAGCCANRCGMLLSVVLAVLGFTGGVYCAVISSLGLIGGPLCDTGDGEYLYPFRNDTLEDNYLFNQTMWSICKEPENIVLWNTILFSILLAIGVIEAILCFIQLISGLTSFICGSCMRKRKTNISGM from the exons atGTGCACAAGGAAGTGTTCGAGATGCATTGGGATCACCCTGTTCCCACTGGCGGCATGTGCCATAGTCTCCAACATCCTCCTGTACTTCCCCAACAGACGAGTTCTGCAGCTCAGTGAGATAACCGACCTGGTCTGGTTTTTCCATGGCATTCTGGGAGCTGGGATACTG GTTATTTTGCCGGCATTCATgatgctgggagcaggcagagcaggatgTTGCGCTAACAGATGTGGG atgCTGCTGTCAGtggtcctggctgtgctgggattCACAGGAGGAGTGTATTGTGCGGTCATCTCCTCACTGGGGCTGATAGGGGGCCCTCTGTGCGACACAGGTGATGGAGAATACCTCTACCCTTTCAGGAATGATACTCTGGA AGACAATTATTTGTTCAACCAGACAATGTGGAGCATTTGCAAAGAACCTGAAAACATTGTCCTTTGGAATACCATCCTTTTTTCTATTCTCCTGGCCATTGGTGTGATTGAAGCTATTCTTTGTTTTATTCAACTCATCAGTGGACTCACCAGCTTCATATGTGGCTCATgtatgaggaaaagaaag ACAAATATTTCTGGAATGTGA